In Sphingobacterium zeae, one genomic interval encodes:
- the odhB gene encoding 2-oxoglutarate dehydrogenase complex dihydrolipoyllysine-residue succinyltransferase — MSLEIKVPTVGESITEVTLSQWLKQDGDYVEMDENIAELESDKATFELPAEKAGILRIIAQEGDTLEIGAVVCTIEEGAAPTGDSAPAAAPAKEASSTAAPAAAAKDEDPDSYAAGTASPAAAKILREKGIDASTIKGTGKEGRITKEDAEKAQPVAKTAAPAAKPAAAPPATVAPVAGARNERREKLSSLRKTIAKRLVAVKNETAMLTTFNEVNMQPIMDLRAKYKDTFKEKFGIGLGFMSFFTKAVTTALAEWPAVNARIEDNEIVYSDFADVSIAVSAPKGLVVPVIRNADAMSLEQIEKAIAALAGKARDNKLTIDEMTGGTFTITNGGVFGSMMSTPIINAPQSAILGMHNIIQRPIAENGQVVIRPMMYIALSYDHRIIDGRESVSFLVRVKQLLEDPARLLLGV; from the coding sequence ATGAGCTTAGAAATTAAAGTACCAACCGTAGGTGAATCAATCACGGAGGTAACCTTATCACAATGGTTGAAACAAGATGGCGATTATGTGGAGATGGATGAAAACATCGCCGAACTGGAATCAGACAAAGCAACGTTTGAATTACCAGCTGAAAAAGCAGGTATCTTAAGAATCATTGCACAAGAAGGTGATACTTTAGAAATCGGTGCTGTTGTTTGTACAATTGAAGAGGGTGCTGCCCCTACTGGCGATTCAGCTCCAGCTGCTGCCCCTGCTAAGGAAGCATCATCAACTGCTGCTCCAGCGGCTGCCGCGAAAGACGAAGATCCAGATAGCTATGCTGCTGGTACAGCTTCTCCTGCTGCTGCAAAAATCTTAAGAGAAAAAGGAATTGATGCTTCTACAATAAAAGGAACAGGGAAAGAAGGCCGTATCACTAAAGAAGATGCCGAAAAAGCTCAACCTGTTGCTAAAACTGCTGCACCAGCAGCAAAACCTGCTGCGGCTCCACCTGCGACAGTTGCTCCCGTCGCAGGTGCTAGAAACGAACGTCGTGAGAAATTATCTTCCTTACGGAAAACGATCGCGAAACGCCTAGTTGCCGTTAAAAACGAAACAGCGATGTTGACAACATTCAATGAAGTCAATATGCAGCCGATCATGGATTTACGCGCCAAATATAAAGATACCTTTAAAGAGAAATTTGGAATCGGTCTAGGTTTCATGTCGTTCTTTACAAAAGCAGTAACCACTGCGTTAGCTGAATGGCCTGCTGTCAATGCACGTATTGAAGATAACGAAATTGTATATTCTGATTTCGCAGATGTTTCAATCGCGGTTTCTGCACCTAAAGGATTGGTAGTTCCAGTTATTCGTAATGCAGATGCCATGTCATTGGAGCAGATCGAAAAAGCAATTGCTGCGTTGGCAGGTAAGGCACGTGACAACAAATTAACGATCGATGAAATGACCGGTGGTACATTTACAATCACCAACGGCGGTGTATTCGGATCAATGATGTCTACGCCAATCATCAACGCGCCACAATCGGCAATCTTGGGTATGCACAACATCATCCAACGTCCAATTGCTGAAAATGGTCAGGTGGTGATCCGTCCAATGATGTATATAGCACTTTCTTACGACCACCGCATCATTGATGGCCGTGAATCAGTTAGCTTCTTGGTACGTGTAAAGCAATTATTAGAAGATCCAGCTCGTTTATTATTGGGTGTTTAA
- a CDS encoding 2-oxoglutarate dehydrogenase E1 component: MDNLTYLSNADSAYVDGLYQSYKQDPQSVDFGWQKFFEGFDFGQNAGGTTSSVGEATPEHVLKEINVLNMINGYRDRGHLFTHTNPVRERRKYYPGKELETFGLAEADMSTVFNAGVEVGLGPATLKDIRQLVEDTYCRSIGAEFKYIRNPEKIKWLQDRMEADRNMPKFSLDTKKRILNKLNHAVVFENFLGTKFLGQKRFSLEGAESLIPALDSVIEKGAEIGIQEFVIGMAHRGRLNVLTNIMGKSYKSVFSEFEGKTYADDPEVNFGGDVKYHLGFSSEVKTNDGKSVHLSLAPNPSHLETVDPIVEGMVRSKIDFKYDGDSSKIAPIIIHGDAAIAGQGVVYEVTQMSKLDGYKTGGTVHIVINNQIGFTTNYKDARSGTYCTDVAKITSSPVFHVNGDDAEAVVYAINLAVEYRQKYKTDVFIDLLCYRRFGHNEADEPKFTQPLLYKLIDKHPNPKEVYAKKLISEGSIDEAYSKTIEKEFKATLQTKFEESKTVEVLTEEIPMFKGAWEGLRPAKKGEVLTTSDKTKVAKDLFLKLAKEITTLPADKKFFRKITRLFEDRAKMIDTDSYDWAMGELMAYATLLDQGNRVRISGQDVQRGTFSHRHAVLTLEDSEEKYVPLANIKGGDKFSIYNSLLSEYAVLGFEYGYASSNPNSLTIWEAQFGDFYNGAQIIVDQYLSSAETKWKRSNGLVMMLPHGMEGQGPEHSSARIERFLELCADENMILANCTLPANYFHLLRRQLVREFRKPLIVFTPKSLLRHPKVVSPLKDFTEGVFQEVIDDVNVSAKDVKRVLFCSGKVYYDLLEKQEADKRKDVAIVRIEQLFPIPTDQLKAIRKKYTKAKEFVWVQEENENMGAWSYYCRKLMGTEIAFTGFVARKESGSTATGYMKQHVAQQASILNKSFE, from the coding sequence ATGGACAATCTGACATATTTGAGTAATGCTGATTCGGCTTATGTCGATGGCTTATATCAATCGTACAAGCAAGATCCCCAATCGGTAGATTTCGGATGGCAAAAATTCTTTGAAGGTTTTGATTTCGGTCAAAATGCTGGTGGAACAACAAGTTCAGTAGGTGAAGCTACTCCTGAGCACGTTTTGAAAGAAATCAACGTGCTGAACATGATTAATGGCTACCGCGATCGTGGTCACCTATTCACACACACAAACCCTGTGCGTGAGCGACGTAAATACTATCCTGGCAAGGAATTGGAGACATTTGGTCTTGCTGAAGCAGACATGAGTACCGTTTTCAATGCCGGTGTTGAAGTAGGCTTAGGTCCAGCAACATTAAAAGACATCCGTCAATTGGTAGAGGATACTTACTGCCGTTCCATTGGTGCAGAATTCAAATATATCCGTAACCCAGAGAAAATTAAATGGTTACAGGACCGTATGGAAGCGGATCGTAACATGCCTAAATTCTCTTTAGATACCAAAAAGAGAATCTTAAACAAATTAAACCATGCTGTCGTATTCGAAAACTTTTTGGGTACTAAGTTTTTAGGTCAAAAACGTTTCTCACTTGAAGGTGCCGAAAGTTTAATCCCTGCGCTAGATTCTGTTATCGAAAAAGGAGCAGAAATCGGTATTCAGGAATTTGTTATTGGTATGGCTCACCGTGGCCGTCTCAATGTATTGACCAATATTATGGGTAAATCTTACAAGTCAGTATTTTCTGAATTTGAAGGTAAGACTTATGCCGACGATCCCGAAGTGAACTTTGGTGGTGACGTAAAATACCACTTGGGTTTCTCTTCTGAAGTCAAAACCAACGATGGCAAATCTGTCCACCTAAGTTTGGCTCCTAACCCTTCACACCTGGAAACGGTAGATCCAATTGTAGAAGGTATGGTACGTTCTAAAATCGACTTCAAATATGATGGTGATTCATCGAAAATTGCACCGATCATCATCCATGGTGATGCGGCAATTGCTGGCCAGGGTGTCGTGTATGAAGTAACCCAGATGTCGAAACTAGATGGTTACAAAACTGGTGGTACTGTACATATTGTCATTAACAACCAGATCGGATTTACAACAAACTATAAGGATGCCCGTTCGGGTACATATTGTACCGACGTCGCAAAAATCACTTCTTCACCTGTATTCCATGTCAACGGTGATGATGCTGAAGCAGTGGTATACGCCATCAATTTAGCTGTAGAGTACCGTCAGAAATACAAAACTGACGTCTTTATCGATCTTTTATGTTACAGAAGATTTGGACATAATGAGGCCGATGAACCAAAATTCACGCAGCCATTGTTGTACAAACTTATCGATAAGCATCCCAACCCGAAAGAAGTGTATGCTAAAAAATTAATTTCTGAAGGAAGTATTGACGAAGCATATTCCAAAACTATCGAGAAGGAATTTAAAGCTACACTACAGACTAAATTTGAGGAATCTAAAACAGTTGAGGTATTGACTGAAGAGATCCCGATGTTTAAAGGTGCATGGGAAGGATTGCGTCCTGCTAAAAAAGGTGAAGTATTAACAACCTCCGATAAAACCAAGGTAGCAAAGGATCTATTTTTAAAATTAGCAAAAGAAATTACAACCTTACCTGCTGACAAAAAATTCTTCCGTAAGATTACGCGTTTATTTGAAGACCGTGCCAAAATGATCGATACGGATTCATACGATTGGGCAATGGGTGAATTGATGGCCTACGCGACATTATTGGATCAAGGTAACCGTGTACGTATCTCGGGTCAGGATGTACAACGTGGAACATTCTCACACCGTCATGCGGTATTGACGCTTGAAGATTCGGAAGAGAAATATGTTCCTTTAGCCAATATTAAAGGTGGCGATAAATTCTCTATCTACAATTCGTTACTTTCAGAATATGCTGTTTTGGGTTTTGAATATGGTTATGCATCTTCTAATCCAAATTCGTTGACAATCTGGGAAGCTCAATTCGGAGATTTCTATAACGGTGCTCAAATTATCGTTGATCAATATTTATCCAGTGCAGAGACGAAATGGAAACGCTCCAACGGATTGGTGATGATGCTTCCTCACGGTATGGAAGGTCAGGGTCCTGAACACTCTTCAGCACGTATCGAAAGATTTTTGGAGCTGTGTGCAGATGAAAATATGATCTTAGCCAACTGTACTTTACCTGCAAACTACTTCCATTTGTTGCGTCGTCAACTGGTACGCGAGTTCCGCAAACCATTGATTGTATTTACACCAAAATCATTGTTGCGTCATCCAAAAGTCGTGTCGCCTTTAAAAGACTTTACAGAAGGTGTTTTCCAAGAGGTAATCGACGATGTTAATGTTTCAGCAAAAGATGTTAAACGCGTATTGTTCTGTTCGGGTAAAGTGTATTACGACTTATTAGAAAAACAAGAGGCGGATAAGCGCAAAGATGTTGCTATCGTTCGTATCGAGCAGTTGTTTCCAATCCCTACAGATCAATTGAAAGCAATCCGCAAAAAATACACAAAAGCGAAAGAGTTTGTCTGGGTTCAGGAAGAAAACGAAAACATGGGTGCTTGGTCTTATTATTGCCGTAAACTCATGGGTACTGAGATTGCATTCACCGGTTTTGTTGCCCGCAAAGAAAGTGGAAGTACAGCAACAGGTTACATGAAACAACACGTTGCTCAACAGGCATCAATCTTAAATAAATCATTCGAATAA